The Salvia miltiorrhiza cultivar Shanhuang (shh) chromosome 1, IMPLAD_Smil_shh, whole genome shotgun sequence genome has a window encoding:
- the LOC130991354 gene encoding nucleosome assembly protein 1;4-like, protein MSNPDKDSFDTSELDSSLPAAAAALSAEDRAGLVNALKNKLQDLAEQHVDVMESLPPRVRKRVEALKNIQNQHDELEAKFTEERTALEAKYQILYEPFYTKRFEIVNGVAEVEGVAAESSEVKGVPDFWLTAMKTNEILAEEISERDEEALKYLKDIKWTRLDDPKGFKLEFFFDTNPFFKNSVLTKTYHMIDDDEPILEKAIGTEIEWHPGKCLTQKVLKKKPKKGAKNAKPIIKTEKCESFFNFFNPPEVPEDEEDLDEDQAEELQNLMEQDYDIGSTIRDKIIPHAVSWFTGEAGEGDELIISDEDEDDEDDDEEDEDEEEDEDEDDEEEKVEVKSRKKPSAHKKGGRAQAGEGQPGERPPECKQQ, encoded by the exons ATGAGCAATCCCGACAAAGACAGCTTCGATACGTCCGAGTTGGACTCCTCTctccccgccgccgccgccg CTTTGAGTGCTGAGGATCGCGCGGGTTTAGTAAACGCCCTCAAG AATAAGCTGCAGGATTTGGCCGAGCAGCACGTCGACGTGATGGAGTCACTTCCGCCTAGAGTGCGCAAGCGCGTCGAGGCGCTGAAGAATATTCAG AATCAACACGATGAGCTCGAGGCCAAGTTTACTGAGGAAAGAACAGCACTTGAAGCTAAATACCAGATACTTTACGAACCTTTTTATACGAAA CGATTTGAGATTGTGAATGGTGTTGCGGAAGTTGAAGGAGTGGCTGCTGAAAGTAGTGAAG TTAAAGGTGTCCCAGACTTCTGGCTGACAGCAATGAAGACTAATGAGATATTAGCCGAGGAG ATATCAGAACGTGACGAAGAGGCTCTAAAATATCTTAAGGATATTAAGTGGACTAGGCTTGATGATCCCAAAGGCTTTAAGCTTGAGTTCTTCTTTGATACCAATCCCTTTTTTAAGAATTCTGTTCTTACGAAAACATATCATATGATTGATGACGACGAGCCCATACTAGAGAAGGCAATTGG GACAGAGATTGAATGGCATCCTGGCAAATGCTTGACTCAAaaggttttaaagaaaaaaccAAAGAAGGGGGCCAAAAATGCTAAGCCAATAATTAAGACTGAAAAGTGTGAAAGCTTTTTCAACTTCTTTAATCCACCAGAGGTACCAGAAGATGAGGAGGATCTCGATGAGGATCAG GCTGAAGAACTCCAAAATCTGATGGAGCAAGACTATGACATCGG ATCCACGATTCGTGATAAAATTATCCCTCATGCTGTTTCATGGTTTACTGGGGAGGCTGGTGAAGGTGATGAACTTATAATATcagatgaggatgaggatgatgaggatgatgatgaagaagacgaagatgaagaggaagatgaagatgagGATGATGAAGAGGAAAAAGTGGAAGTCAAGAGCAGGAAGAAG CCTTCTGCACATAAG AAAGGCGGCAGAGCACAAGCTGGGGAAGGTCAACCAGGCGAACGCCCTCCAGAATGCAAGCAGCAGTAG
- the LOC130991362 gene encoding beta-fructofuranosidase, cell wall isozyme-like isoform X1 has protein sequence MAYYLNYWLIICFISLLEIQSCLSSIQRDDQPYRTAYHFQPPKNWMNGNKLLRSHHFSSCFFNLWLIFIFFFGHGTTLESQDPNGPMIYKGIYHLFYQYNPKGAVWGNIVWAHSTSRDLINWTPHPTAISPTIPSDIKGCWSGSATILSKGKPVILYTGINSQNQQEQNVAIPKNLSDPNLIEWIKPSYNPVMAPTQQNMINASSFRDPTTAWLGRDGRWRLIVGNKVGRRGRALMFRSRDFVLWTQAKHPLYSRRGTGMWECPDFYPVLTRGEDGVDTSTVGRGVKHVLKASMNDGFFDSYAIGSYNLGKDVFVRERGSLRLDSQMRYDHGKFYASKTFFDSSTKRRVLWGWINESTDAAIDISKGWSGLQAIPRKIWLHKSGKQLVQWPVKEIEKLRKGKVTSPTKELKGGSVLEISGVTASQADVEISFEISTFKNVEELEPSMTDPQEICSDGAAKGGGVGPFGLLVLASKDIQEYTAVYFRVFIAKTRYVVLMCSDQSRSSLHLDYDKPMYGAFVDVDPVKEKLSLRTLIDRSIVESFGGEGKACITARVYPSLAIDGEAHLYAFNNGTNSVKISELAAWSMKAAQIN, from the exons ATGGCATATTATCTGAATTATTGGTTGATAATTTGCTTCATATCACTTCTTGAAATTCAATCTTGTCTTAGTAGCATTCAAAGAGATGATCAGCCATACAGAACTGCATATCACTTCCAACCTCCCAAGAATTGGATGAATGGTAACAAACTCTTACGATCACACCACTTTTCTTCATGTTTCTTTAATCTTTGGCTAatcttcatcttcttttttGGACATGGGACAACTTTGGAATCTCAAGATCCTAATG GTCCAATGATATACAAAGGAATCTACCATTTATTCTACCAATACAACCCCAAAGGAGCAGTGTGGGGAAACATAGTTTGGGCACATTCCACATCAAGGGATCTCATCAACTGGACTCCTCACCCCACCGCAATCTCCCCCACCATCCCATCCGACATCAAGGGATGCTGGTCAGGCTCAGCCACGATTCTTTCCAAGGGCAAACCGGTCATTCTCTATACCGGGATCAACTCACAGAACCAGCAAGAACAGAATGTGGCAATACCAAAGAATCTCTCTGATCCAAACCTCATAGAGTGGATTAAGCCATCATACAATCCTGTGATGGCACCAACACAGCAGAACATGATCAATGCCAGCTCATTCAGGGACCCCACCACGGCCTGGCTAGGCCGTGATGGGCGGTGGAGATTGATAGTTGGGAACAAGGTAGGCCGGAGGGGGAGAGCGCTTATGTTTAGGAGTAGGGATTTTGTCCTCTGGACTCAAGCTAAGCACCCATTGTATTCAAGGAGGGGTACCGGCATGTGGGAGTGCCCGGATTTCTATCCAGTTTTAACTAGAGGTGAAGATGGAGTCGACACATCCACGGTTGGGAGAGGGGTCAAGCATGTGTTGAAAGCTAGCATGAATGATGGATTCTTTGACTCTTATGCTATTGGGAGTTACAATCTTGGGAAGGATGTTTTTGTCCGTGAGAGAGGCTCGTTGAGGCTGGACTCGCAGATGAGATATGATCATGGCAAGTTTTATGCTTCAAAGACCTTCTTTGATAGCTCAACAAAGAGGAGGGTCTTGTGGGGTTGGATCAATGAATCCACTGATGCTGCCATTGACATCAGCAAGGGCTGGTCTGGCCTTCAG GCAATTCCTAGAAAGATCTGGCTTCACAAATCAGGAAAGCAATTGGTGCAATGGCCAGTTAAAGAAATTGAAAAGTTGAGAAAAGGTAAAGTCACCTCTCCCACCAAAGAGCTCAAAGGAGGATCAGTTCTTGAAATATCAGGAGTGACAGCATCTCAG GCCGATGTGGAGATTTCATTTGAGATCTCTACATTCAAGAATGTGGAGGAGCTGGAGCCAAGCATGACTGATCCACAAGAAATTTGTAGTGATGGAGCAGCCAAAGGTGGTGGGGTGGGGCCATTCGGTCTATTAGTATTAGCATCAAAGGATATTCAAGAATACACAGCAGTTTACTTCAGAGTTTTCATAGCCAAAACAAGATATGTTGTGCTCATGTGCAGTGACCAAAGcag GTCTTCGTTGCACCTAGATTACGATAAGCCCATGTATGGAGCCTTCGTTGATGTGGATCCTGTGAAGGAGAAGTTGTCCCTAAGAACTTTG ATTGATCGTTCGATTGTGGAGAGCTTTGGTGGGGAGGGAAAGGCTTGCATCACAGCTAGAGTTTATCCCTCACTTGCCATTGATGGAGAAGCACATTTGTATGCCTTCAACAACGGGACCAACAGCGTTAAGATCTCGGAACTGGCTGCCTGGAGCATGAAGGCAGCTCAAATCAATTGA
- the LOC130991362 gene encoding beta-fructofuranosidase, insoluble isoenzyme CWINV1-like isoform X2 produces MAYYLNYWLIICFISLLEIQSCLSSIQRDDQPYRTAYHFQPPKNWMNGPMIYKGIYHLFYQYNPKGAVWGNIVWAHSTSRDLINWTPHPTAISPTIPSDIKGCWSGSATILSKGKPVILYTGINSQNQQEQNVAIPKNLSDPNLIEWIKPSYNPVMAPTQQNMINASSFRDPTTAWLGRDGRWRLIVGNKVGRRGRALMFRSRDFVLWTQAKHPLYSRRGTGMWECPDFYPVLTRGEDGVDTSTVGRGVKHVLKASMNDGFFDSYAIGSYNLGKDVFVRERGSLRLDSQMRYDHGKFYASKTFFDSSTKRRVLWGWINESTDAAIDISKGWSGLQAIPRKIWLHKSGKQLVQWPVKEIEKLRKGKVTSPTKELKGGSVLEISGVTASQADVEISFEISTFKNVEELEPSMTDPQEICSDGAAKGGGVGPFGLLVLASKDIQEYTAVYFRVFIAKTRYVVLMCSDQSRSSLHLDYDKPMYGAFVDVDPVKEKLSLRTLIDRSIVESFGGEGKACITARVYPSLAIDGEAHLYAFNNGTNSVKISELAAWSMKAAQIN; encoded by the exons ATGGCATATTATCTGAATTATTGGTTGATAATTTGCTTCATATCACTTCTTGAAATTCAATCTTGTCTTAGTAGCATTCAAAGAGATGATCAGCCATACAGAACTGCATATCACTTCCAACCTCCCAAGAATTGGATGAATG GTCCAATGATATACAAAGGAATCTACCATTTATTCTACCAATACAACCCCAAAGGAGCAGTGTGGGGAAACATAGTTTGGGCACATTCCACATCAAGGGATCTCATCAACTGGACTCCTCACCCCACCGCAATCTCCCCCACCATCCCATCCGACATCAAGGGATGCTGGTCAGGCTCAGCCACGATTCTTTCCAAGGGCAAACCGGTCATTCTCTATACCGGGATCAACTCACAGAACCAGCAAGAACAGAATGTGGCAATACCAAAGAATCTCTCTGATCCAAACCTCATAGAGTGGATTAAGCCATCATACAATCCTGTGATGGCACCAACACAGCAGAACATGATCAATGCCAGCTCATTCAGGGACCCCACCACGGCCTGGCTAGGCCGTGATGGGCGGTGGAGATTGATAGTTGGGAACAAGGTAGGCCGGAGGGGGAGAGCGCTTATGTTTAGGAGTAGGGATTTTGTCCTCTGGACTCAAGCTAAGCACCCATTGTATTCAAGGAGGGGTACCGGCATGTGGGAGTGCCCGGATTTCTATCCAGTTTTAACTAGAGGTGAAGATGGAGTCGACACATCCACGGTTGGGAGAGGGGTCAAGCATGTGTTGAAAGCTAGCATGAATGATGGATTCTTTGACTCTTATGCTATTGGGAGTTACAATCTTGGGAAGGATGTTTTTGTCCGTGAGAGAGGCTCGTTGAGGCTGGACTCGCAGATGAGATATGATCATGGCAAGTTTTATGCTTCAAAGACCTTCTTTGATAGCTCAACAAAGAGGAGGGTCTTGTGGGGTTGGATCAATGAATCCACTGATGCTGCCATTGACATCAGCAAGGGCTGGTCTGGCCTTCAG GCAATTCCTAGAAAGATCTGGCTTCACAAATCAGGAAAGCAATTGGTGCAATGGCCAGTTAAAGAAATTGAAAAGTTGAGAAAAGGTAAAGTCACCTCTCCCACCAAAGAGCTCAAAGGAGGATCAGTTCTTGAAATATCAGGAGTGACAGCATCTCAG GCCGATGTGGAGATTTCATTTGAGATCTCTACATTCAAGAATGTGGAGGAGCTGGAGCCAAGCATGACTGATCCACAAGAAATTTGTAGTGATGGAGCAGCCAAAGGTGGTGGGGTGGGGCCATTCGGTCTATTAGTATTAGCATCAAAGGATATTCAAGAATACACAGCAGTTTACTTCAGAGTTTTCATAGCCAAAACAAGATATGTTGTGCTCATGTGCAGTGACCAAAGcag GTCTTCGTTGCACCTAGATTACGATAAGCCCATGTATGGAGCCTTCGTTGATGTGGATCCTGTGAAGGAGAAGTTGTCCCTAAGAACTTTG ATTGATCGTTCGATTGTGGAGAGCTTTGGTGGGGAGGGAAAGGCTTGCATCACAGCTAGAGTTTATCCCTCACTTGCCATTGATGGAGAAGCACATTTGTATGCCTTCAACAACGGGACCAACAGCGTTAAGATCTCGGAACTGGCTGCCTGGAGCATGAAGGCAGCTCAAATCAATTGA
- the LOC130991374 gene encoding putative hydrolase C777.06c has product MFVPLAFGIVRPLYAPWLRGTRSMNLFSLSMKGPFSVSVNVSSRFSPIVQASLHSSSLPDSDRAQVSPSVEQSEIIFIGTGTSEGIPRVSCLTNPIKTCPVCSKATEPGSKNRRLNTSLLVRYLNPSGKWNILIDAGKFFYHSALRWFPAYGIRTIDAVIITHSHADAIGGMDDLRDWTNNVQPSIPIYTAKRDFEVMKKTHYYLVDKSGVTPGAAVSTLQFNIIQEEPFAVCDLEFTPLPVWHGRGYRSLGFRFGNICYISDVSDIPDETYPLLSNCELLIMDALRPDRSSSTHFGLPRALDEVRKIRPKRTLFTGMMHLMDHDKINEDLVKLKETEGLDIQLSYDGLRVPVTL; this is encoded by the exons ATGTTTGTACCTCTCGCCTTTGGAATTGTACGCCCTCTCTATGCTCCATGGCTCCGTGGAACCCGATCCATGAACCTGTTTTCCCTCTCTATGAAGGGACCATTTTCCGTTTCAGTAAACGTGTCGTCTCGCTTCAGCCCCATCGTCCAAGCTTCGCTTCATTCCA GTTCTCTACCTGATTCTGATCGAGCGCAGGTTTCGCCTTCGGTTGAACAATCTGAGATCATTTTTATCGGGACTGGAACTAGTGAAGGGATTCCACGTGTGAGCTGCCTCACTAATCCTATCAAGACCTGTCCA GTTTGCTCAAAGGCTACAGAACCGGGTAGCAAGAATAGGAGACTTAACACAAGCCTCCTTGTTCGCTATCTCAACCCATCTGGAAAATGGAACATTCTTATTGATGCTGGCAA GTTTTTCTATCACAGCGCTCTGAGGTGGTTCCCAGCTTATGG GATAAGAACAATTGATGCGGTTATTATTACTCATTCTCATGCTGATGCAATTGGAG GGATGGATGATCTCCGTGATTGGACGAACAATGTTCAGCCTTCTATACCGATATACACGGCAAAGCGTGATTTTGAG GTGATGAAGAAAACTCATTATTATTTGGTTGATAAAAGTGGTGTTACACCCGGTGCTGCAGTTTCAACCTTGCAATTTAATATAATACAAGAAGAACCATTTGCAGTATGTGATCTTGAG TTTACTCCTTTACCAGTGTGGCATGGTCGTGGCTATCGTTCTTTGGGTTTTCGATTTGGCAATATTTGTTACATTAG TGACGTCAGTGATATACCGGACGAGACTTATCCTCTCCTCAGTAACTGTGAACTCCTTATtatg GACGCGCTAAGACCAGATCGATCTTCTTCAACTCATTTCGGACTTCCAAGA GCGCTGGACGAAGTTAGGAAAATCCGACCGAAAAGAACACTGTTCACCG GTATGATGCACCTGATGGATCACGACAAAATAAACGAAGATCTTGTGAAGTTGAAGGAGACAGAAGGCCTCGACATTCAACTGAGCTACGACGGGCTTCGTGTTCCAGTAACTCTATAG